The DNA sequence TCGAAATTGATGTCATAGGTGTCAATGATTTTCCCTTTTTTTGCAGGGTCAGGATGCTTCTTGCCTGTCAGCTGGATGCAGTCTGTCGGGCAGATATTGGCGCACTGATTGCAGACGATGCATTTTTCCGGATAGAATTTCTGGATGCCCCTGAACCGGTCCGGAAGCGGCAGCGGCTCTTTCGGATAATTATAGGTGACTTTTTTTCTTGCCAGATTACTAAGGGTATATTTGAGTCCCTTTGCCAGTCCCAGCATGCTTTTTCACCCTTTCTATCAGTCTGGAATATAAGCGGCATTCCCGGCATCTGCGCCGGGCTGCATGTTAGAAGAATCTGATCAGCTCTTTAATGATCGCGGTCAGGAAGATATTTGCCAGGGCAGCCGGCAGCAGCACCTTCCAGCCGAACTCCATCAGCTGGTCGGCGCGTATGCGGGGGAAGGTGACCCTGAACCAGATGAGCAGGAAGACAACCAGGCTGAACTTAAGTGCAAACCAGACTGCTCCGGGAATGAAGCCAAGGAATGGCAGCGGGAGCCAGCCTCCGAGAAACAGCACCGTGGTCAGGGAAGCCATTGCGAAAAAATACACATATTCCGCGAGCATGAAAAATGCCCATCGAAACCCTGAATATTCCACATGGAAGCCGGCAACAAGCTCCGATTCCGCTTCCGGGAGATCAAAAGGCGCCCGGTTCAGCTCTGCTACTGATGCGATGATGAAGATGATGAACGCCACCGGCTGCCAAATGATGAACCAGCCGCCCCGCTGAGCCTCGACTATTTCATTGAGATTCAGGCTCCCTGTCAGGAGTACGATACCGAGCACAGACATGACGAGAGGGATTTCATAGGAAATCATCTGTGCGGCCGCCCTCATGCCACCGAGGAGCGCGTATTTATTATTGGATGCCCATCCCCCGGTCACAATCCCGATCGTCGTCAAACCGGAGATGGCAATATAGTAGAGCAGCCCGACGCCAATGTCGGCGAACTGGAATTTATCCGTGAACGGGATGACCGCCAGGACCATAAAGGCCGGCGTGAAGGCAATGACCGGTGCCAGGATGAACAGCGGACGGTCGGCCAGCTTCGGGATGGTGTCCTCTTTTATCAGCAGCTTCAGCACGTCAGCCACTGTCTGCAGCAGGCCCCACCGCCCGCCGACCTGGTTCGGTCCCTGCCTGAGCTGCATAAAGCCCATTACTTTCCGTTCGGCCAGGATGGCATAGGTGACAAAACCTAGCACTACGAGCAAAAGGACCGCAGCGAGCGCGAAAAAGATGCCAAAGTTCAGAAGGCCAGGTTCTGAACGGAGCAGTTCATTGACCATCAGCCGTCCACCTCCCCTAGTACAATATCAATCGCTCCTAAAATAGCAATCAGATTTGCGATATTCTCCCCCTCCAGGAGCTTGGGAAGAATCTGCAGATTATAGAAGGATGGCCTTCTGAATTTCAGGCGGTACGG is a window from the Bacillus infantis NRRL B-14911 genome containing:
- the nuoH gene encoding NADH-quinone oxidoreductase subunit NuoH — its product is MVNELLRSEPGLLNFGIFFALAAVLLLVVLGFVTYAILAERKVMGFMQLRQGPNQVGGRWGLLQTVADVLKLLIKEDTIPKLADRPLFILAPVIAFTPAFMVLAVIPFTDKFQFADIGVGLLYYIAISGLTTIGIVTGGWASNNKYALLGGMRAAAQMISYEIPLVMSVLGIVLLTGSLNLNEIVEAQRGGWFIIWQPVAFIIFIIASVAELNRAPFDLPEAESELVAGFHVEYSGFRWAFFMLAEYVYFFAMASLTTVLFLGGWLPLPFLGFIPGAVWFALKFSLVVFLLIWFRVTFPRIRADQLMEFGWKVLLPAALANIFLTAIIKELIRFF
- the nuoI gene encoding NADH-quinone oxidoreductase subunit NuoI, whose translation is MLGLAKGLKYTLSNLARKKVTYNYPKEPLPLPDRFRGIQKFYPEKCIVCNQCANICPTDCIQLTGKKHPDPAKKGKIIDTYDINFEICILCDLCTEVCPTEAIIMTNNFELAEYSRDELFKNLEWLDENDENIRQVNKA